Proteins from a genomic interval of Tautonia rosea:
- a CDS encoding DUF433 domain-containing protein produces the protein MSSHDPLPSDQFPQFAQIVPPPVEGVTVAPMGLLMLRDASDDQFDDLTRSWLAQFDPIDVLARLHAEMVVLAANRLRRAARFEPEAAIPDLAWCRFQSLAERNYRTACKDLQRHLEHQGTGSTANPSPKTAKGKTSSPPPDPTPEPPPSPPESTSEEIADAYANWRIHIALVRSMSEEWPVILRLRREVEDVAAWLADGKTEEELMTWYPGLTRADIAACRACDAEGLCGPFDLADGPYPPGLPVLDDLPDDPSG, from the coding sequence ATGTCTTCGCACGACCCCCTCCCTTCCGATCAGTTCCCGCAGTTCGCTCAAATCGTCCCCCCACCGGTTGAAGGCGTCACCGTTGCCCCAATGGGGCTGTTGATGCTCCGAGACGCAAGCGACGACCAGTTCGACGACCTCACCAGGTCCTGGCTCGCCCAGTTCGACCCCATCGACGTGCTCGCCCGGCTCCATGCCGAGATGGTCGTCCTCGCCGCCAACCGCCTCCGACGCGCCGCTCGATTTGAGCCGGAGGCCGCGATCCCCGACCTCGCCTGGTGCCGCTTCCAGAGCCTCGCCGAACGCAACTACCGCACCGCCTGCAAGGATCTCCAGCGTCACCTTGAGCATCAAGGGACCGGCTCCACCGCGAACCCCTCACCGAAAACAGCCAAGGGCAAGACGTCGTCCCCTCCCCCCGATCCCACCCCCGAACCGCCTCCCTCTCCTCCCGAATCAACCTCCGAGGAGATTGCCGACGCCTACGCCAACTGGCGCATTCACATTGCCCTCGTTCGTAGCATGAGCGAGGAATGGCCCGTCATCCTCCGTCTCCGCCGCGAGGTCGAAGACGTCGCCGCCTGGCTCGCCGACGGCAAGACCGAGGAGGAACTGATGACCTGGTATCCCGGCCTCACCCGAGCCGACATCGCCGCCTGCCGCGCCTGCGACGCCGAAGGCCTCTGCGGTCCCTTCGACCTCGCCGACGGTCCTTATCCTCCCGGCTTACCCGTCCTTGACGACTTACCCGACGATCCGTCCGGTTGA
- a CDS encoding (5-formylfuran-3-yl)methyl phosphate synthase, whose protein sequence is MSRPLRLGARPGLLVSVRSSAEAIEAVLGGASVVDVKEPSRGPLGCAELSVWKAVREAVPPEVPVSVALGELREWVDRSPPPAQAFAGIAFRKLGLSGMLGNDWERDWSQVRESFGPGPPWIAVAYLDADRAGAPDRRAIRDVAVSMPECAGILLDTWDKSRPAPIEPIDLAWFEPIRRTGRLIALAGGLDSTAIERLRSLCPDLFGVRGAACAEGDRGGFVERGRVRQLVEAIEVASKG, encoded by the coding sequence GTGAGCCGACCCTTGAGACTCGGAGCGAGGCCGGGCTTGCTCGTCAGCGTCAGGTCGTCGGCCGAGGCGATCGAGGCGGTTCTGGGTGGTGCTTCGGTCGTGGATGTCAAAGAGCCGAGCCGAGGTCCTCTCGGCTGCGCGGAGCTGAGCGTCTGGAAAGCGGTCCGGGAGGCGGTCCCCCCCGAGGTTCCCGTGAGCGTGGCGCTGGGGGAACTGCGAGAGTGGGTCGATCGCTCTCCACCACCTGCCCAGGCTTTTGCGGGGATCGCGTTTCGGAAGCTCGGGCTATCGGGGATGCTCGGGAACGACTGGGAACGGGACTGGAGCCAGGTTCGGGAATCGTTCGGCCCGGGTCCGCCCTGGATTGCCGTCGCGTATCTGGATGCCGATCGGGCCGGTGCGCCGGATCGACGAGCGATTCGAGACGTGGCAGTGTCGATGCCTGAGTGCGCCGGGATCTTGCTCGATACCTGGGACAAATCGCGGCCGGCCCCAATTGAGCCGATTGACCTTGCCTGGTTCGAGCCGATCCGGCGAACCGGGCGACTGATCGCGCTGGCGGGAGGACTCGATTCGACCGCGATCGAGCGGCTCAGGTCACTCTGTCCCGATCTGTTCGGGGTTCGGGGAGCGGCCTGTGCCGAGGGGGATCGCGGTGGCTTCGTCGAACGCGGACGAGTACGTCAGCTTGTTGAGGCGATCGAAGTCGCTTCGAAAGGATGA
- a CDS encoding exonuclease domain-containing protein — protein MPGSRIGPSVAIDLETTGLIPGVDRIVEVGAVRFDGEGRVLDRFDRLVHPGRPMSPAAERIHGISDAMLAEAEPREVVLPAFFDWLLDNRPHRVLAHHARFDAGFLGNELAAIGRQMPGIEITDTLALARRRLPKAGSHRLDAVAELLGVAAGPAHRALADCERVRGLWVALDGEAGPHVRYPIADPVQEQLIPCGWEGLSAAIAAGHRLQICYEGGSRGSGPREITPRRLIHKGGAAYLVAFCHLERFEKAFRLDRVVSFDLIESARPVA, from the coding sequence ATGCCGGGCAGCCGGATCGGACCATCTGTGGCGATTGACCTGGAGACGACCGGCCTGATTCCGGGGGTTGATCGAATCGTCGAGGTCGGTGCCGTGCGATTCGACGGAGAAGGCCGGGTACTGGATCGGTTCGATCGGCTTGTTCATCCCGGTCGCCCGATGAGCCCCGCTGCCGAGCGGATCCACGGTATCTCCGATGCCATGCTGGCCGAGGCCGAGCCGAGGGAGGTCGTCCTGCCTGCCTTCTTCGATTGGCTTCTGGACAATCGGCCGCACCGGGTCTTGGCTCATCATGCAAGGTTCGATGCAGGATTCCTCGGGAATGAGCTGGCGGCGATTGGTCGGCAGATGCCGGGCATTGAAATCACCGATACCCTGGCCCTGGCCCGTCGTCGCTTGCCGAAGGCCGGAAGCCACCGGCTTGATGCGGTCGCCGAGCTGCTTGGGGTCGCTGCCGGCCCGGCTCACCGAGCGCTGGCCGATTGCGAGCGGGTTCGGGGGCTTTGGGTGGCCCTTGACGGCGAGGCGGGGCCTCACGTGCGCTATCCGATTGCCGACCCCGTTCAGGAGCAACTGATCCCCTGTGGCTGGGAAGGGCTCTCGGCGGCGATCGCGGCCGGGCATCGGCTTCAAATCTGCTACGAAGGGGGCTCGCGGGGCAGCGGGCCAAGGGAAATTACCCCTCGGCGATTGATCCACAAAGGGGGCGCAGCGTATCTGGTGGCCTTCTGCCATCTGGAGCGGTTTGAGAAAGCCTTTCGCCTGGATCGGGTGGTGTCGTTCGATCTGATTGAGTCGGCGAGGCCGGTGGCATAA
- a CDS encoding metalloprotease produces MLMGRPDTTPYDLRFQLLGVPVRIHPAFWIVGLMLGFDQTDPKRTLVWVAVLFVSILWHEMGHAMAAVWNGLRPSVVLYWMGGLCFSERDRLGIGGNIAVILGGPGAGFVLGLLTVMIGAGVGGLTLQDNLALFGLGSGSIREAISKFNSPYVLSFYYSMLFFNFGWTLVNLLPIWSLDGGQFLAQVLTSRHPYRGMQQTYTVGMIAAGLVALWAFSADQTFLAIFFALFAFSNYQGRRALQQQGGYGSFDVDRGDWWKRGR; encoded by the coding sequence ATGCTGATGGGTCGTCCCGATACGACGCCGTATGACCTGCGCTTCCAGTTGCTCGGAGTTCCGGTCCGGATTCACCCGGCGTTCTGGATTGTTGGGTTGATGCTCGGGTTCGACCAGACCGATCCGAAACGGACCCTGGTCTGGGTGGCGGTGCTGTTCGTCTCGATCCTCTGGCACGAGATGGGGCACGCGATGGCCGCGGTCTGGAACGGCCTGAGGCCGAGCGTCGTGCTGTACTGGATGGGGGGACTCTGTTTCAGCGAGCGGGACCGGCTGGGAATCGGGGGGAACATCGCGGTGATCCTCGGGGGGCCGGGGGCAGGATTCGTGCTCGGACTATTGACGGTGATGATCGGCGCAGGGGTCGGGGGGCTAACGCTTCAGGATAACCTGGCTCTGTTCGGCCTGGGGTCGGGGAGCATCAGGGAGGCGATCTCCAAGTTCAACAGTCCTTATGTCTTGAGCTTTTATTACAGCATGCTGTTCTTCAATTTTGGCTGGACGCTCGTGAACCTTCTGCCCATCTGGAGCCTCGATGGGGGGCAGTTTCTGGCCCAGGTCCTCACGAGTCGTCACCCGTACCGAGGGATGCAGCAGACGTATACGGTGGGGATGATCGCGGCGGGCCTGGTCGCCTTGTGGGCGTTTTCGGCCGATCAGACCTTCCTGGCGATCTTCTTCGCGCTGTTCGCCTTCTCGAATTACCAGGGGAGGCGGGCCCTGCAGCAGCAAGGGGGCTATGGTTCGTTCGACGTGGACCGGGGCGACTGGTGGAAGCGAGGCCGGTGA
- a CDS encoding glycosyltransferase, producing the protein MPGLLSASGVVELLERTDLHVSPSRPYPLDRSVIEAMAAGAVVIAWESESVREVIKDGQSGFLVPMDEPEASAIIEPVREVIEPGRTGLVAPLFDAEAWGEQGLQVLAALEMDRPLRNGAGSGTVSTCVSRCCETCSSGRPRRGGDERSGTSPAEIERGAGRWRTSIRSERRVRCWRWW; encoded by the coding sequence ATGCCTGGCCTGTTGTCCGCTTCGGGAGTTGTGGAGCTTCTAGAGAGAACAGACCTTCATGTGTCGCCAAGTCGTCCGTATCCGTTGGATCGGTCCGTGATTGAGGCGATGGCGGCCGGGGCAGTGGTGATAGCTTGGGAGTCGGAATCCGTCCGTGAGGTGATCAAGGACGGCCAGTCCGGATTCCTCGTGCCGATGGACGAACCCGAGGCCTCGGCGATCATCGAGCCGGTTCGAGAGGTGATCGAGCCGGGACGAACTGGGCTGGTGGCTCCGTTATTCGACGCCGAGGCCTGGGGCGAGCAGGGGCTTCAGGTGCTGGCGGCTCTGGAGATGGATCGACCGCTTCGGAACGGAGCCGGGAGCGGTACAGTCTCGACGTGTGTGTCCCGGTGCTGCGAGACTTGTTCGAGCGGACGGCCTCGAAGGGGCGGGGATGAACGCTCGGGGACGAGCCCGGCAGAGATCGAGAGGGGTGCGGGACGATGGAGAACGAGCATTCGATCGGAGCGGCGAGTGCGGTGCTGGCGGTGGTGGTGA
- a CDS encoding SDR family NAD(P)-dependent oxidoreductase has translation MKRIRARSAIVTGASSGIGACLAVQLAQQGIHVGLTARRADRLETLARSIQDAGGVAVVAPADAADRQATTEAIGRLEHELGPVDLLIANAGLGRSSPAVGFSAEVVEEIVRVNLIGASVAIEVLLPGMLNRGRGQIVGMSSLAAFRGLPGSSAYCASKAALSTLLEGLRPELRRRGVLVTIVHPGFVKTPMTEQSRHVQPWMMDADRAASIILNGIARGRRRVDFPAPTLALMRLVRLLPAPIFDRIAARVLST, from the coding sequence TTGAAACGCATTCGTGCCCGATCGGCCATCGTCACCGGAGCCTCCAGCGGAATCGGTGCCTGCCTGGCAGTTCAACTGGCGCAGCAAGGGATCCACGTAGGCCTGACCGCCCGTCGTGCTGATCGTCTGGAGACGCTGGCCCGATCGATTCAAGACGCCGGGGGCGTGGCGGTTGTAGCTCCGGCCGACGCGGCAGATCGACAGGCCACGACCGAGGCGATCGGTCGGCTTGAACACGAACTTGGACCGGTCGATCTGTTGATCGCGAATGCCGGGCTTGGTCGCAGTTCGCCAGCCGTCGGCTTTTCGGCCGAGGTGGTCGAGGAGATCGTCCGCGTCAATCTGATCGGGGCCTCCGTGGCAATCGAGGTGCTCTTGCCGGGCATGCTCAATCGAGGGAGAGGTCAGATTGTCGGCATGAGCAGCCTGGCCGCGTTCCGAGGGTTGCCCGGGTCGAGTGCCTATTGTGCGAGCAAGGCGGCCCTCTCGACTCTGCTCGAAGGGCTTCGTCCCGAACTTAGAAGGCGAGGTGTCCTGGTCACGATCGTTCATCCTGGCTTCGTGAAGACACCCATGACTGAGCAATCGCGACATGTGCAGCCGTGGATGATGGACGCCGATCGAGCCGCATCGATCATTCTCAACGGTATCGCCAGGGGGCGACGCCGGGTCGATTTCCCTGCGCCGACCCTGGCCTTGATGAGACTGGTCCGTCTCTTGCCTGCACCGATCTTCGATCGGATCGCCGCGCGAGTCCTTTCGACGTGA
- a CDS encoding CAP domain-containing protein, whose protein sequence is MPSIPREDPDLADNAPIIQDLLRFHNEIRAERDLPPLSLSPTLSQAAQNHVAGMIEMGKARHRGVDGSTPADRVTQVRYPYRAIGENVAAGQQSAEEVMEGWMDSAGHRRNILGDFEEMGAACADDDMGRPYWFVVFATPIPQRDPKEAAASLLNQINMFRSTKDLDPLASDKGLNRIAQAHSQEMARSGSLKPSGPSIVDRVREADIPYRRLAQSVASGNPGPEEVLDALTASAPQRENLLGPFDRVGIGYANAEDGRPFWTILLIEGKEGSP, encoded by the coding sequence GTGCCCTCAATCCCGCGAGAAGACCCAGATCTGGCCGACAACGCCCCGATCATCCAGGACCTGCTGAGGTTTCATAATGAAATTCGAGCCGAGCGCGACCTGCCTCCGCTCTCCCTCTCGCCGACCTTGAGCCAGGCCGCCCAGAACCACGTTGCCGGGATGATCGAGATGGGCAAGGCCCGTCATCGAGGGGTTGATGGTTCGACCCCGGCCGATCGCGTCACGCAGGTCAGATACCCTTATCGAGCGATCGGCGAGAATGTCGCCGCCGGCCAGCAATCGGCCGAGGAGGTCATGGAAGGCTGGATGGACAGCGCCGGCCACCGGCGCAACATTCTCGGTGACTTCGAGGAGATGGGAGCCGCCTGTGCTGACGACGACATGGGCCGCCCCTACTGGTTTGTCGTCTTCGCCACCCCAATCCCTCAGCGTGATCCCAAGGAGGCCGCCGCCTCTTTGCTCAATCAAATTAACATGTTCCGGTCAACGAAAGACCTCGATCCCCTGGCCTCCGACAAAGGCCTCAATCGCATCGCCCAGGCTCATTCCCAGGAAATGGCCAGATCGGGCTCCCTGAAGCCATCAGGCCCGTCGATCGTTGATCGTGTTCGGGAGGCAGACATCCCGTACCGTCGCCTCGCGCAGAGTGTCGCCTCGGGCAACCCCGGTCCGGAGGAAGTGCTTGATGCGTTGACCGCGTCTGCCCCGCAGCGTGAAAACCTGCTCGGTCCCTTTGATCGCGTCGGGATCGGCTACGCGAACGCCGAAGACGGCCGTCCATTCTGGACAATCCTCCTGATTGAAGGCAAGGAAGGATCGCCATGA
- the lon gene encoding endopeptidase La: MSKRKSKSTAKAEPTPSLEESSSQGRDLVLSELEEQGPPLPNRLPILPLRADVVFPQTVVPLVVNRPAGMKLIDDVHGSTGDRLIGLATQRSPDVEEPTLDDLYDTICVGSILKMLKFPDGSTRIVCQGLGRARLSEIDRTEPYLVGQVEPLEEAVEEGEELDALVHLVNGLFNRLSDNIPEELQVAAMNTRDPARLADLLGSSLPFSVEEKLEMLSELDVKSRLMLLGQYLTRHLNVMELSTKIQAQVGSEITRAQREHFLRQQLKAIQEELGEMEPEAAEARELERKIRRAKLPPEARAEARREIDRLAGMHPSSAEYSIVRTYVDWLASLPWAKASKDHLDLKHARTVLDEDHFDLEKIKERILEYLAVRKLKKDMKGPILCFVGPPGTGKTSLGRSIARAMGREFVRISLGGVHDEAEIRGHRRTYVAAMPGRIIQGLRKAGTNNPVFMLDEVDKLGADFRGDPSAALLEVLDPEQNSTFRDNYLDIDFDLSRIMFIATANMLETIPGPLLDRMEVLELPGYAEEEKILIAQRFLIPKQLENHGLTSKQLAIGDDAIRRVIADYTREAGLRNLEREVAAICRKVARKRAEGLKVSANVGADDVPTYLGPPKHFREVAARTGVPGVATGLAWTPTGGEILFIEASGMPGKGSFTLTGLLGESMKESAHAAMSYLKSHTTSLGIDPARFAKTDVHIHVPAGAVPKDGPSAGVAIAAALISLFRDEPIRRDLAMTGELTLTGRVLPVGGVKEKVLGARRAGIKTVLIPRYNEKDLVDLSEEVRSDLTFQSVESLDDVVNALFAEPVPKSTGKKSGASKSSVSSRSKGTGPSRRAAR; the protein is encoded by the coding sequence ATGAGCAAACGCAAGTCGAAGTCGACCGCCAAAGCCGAGCCCACGCCGAGTCTTGAGGAATCGTCCTCTCAGGGCCGTGATCTGGTCCTTTCGGAACTGGAGGAGCAGGGGCCGCCGTTGCCGAACCGGCTGCCGATCTTGCCACTGCGCGCCGATGTCGTGTTCCCGCAAACCGTGGTGCCACTGGTTGTCAATCGCCCGGCCGGAATGAAGCTGATCGACGATGTGCACGGCTCGACCGGCGACCGCCTGATTGGTCTGGCGACCCAGCGCTCACCGGACGTCGAGGAACCGACGCTCGACGACCTGTACGACACGATCTGCGTCGGGTCGATCCTGAAGATGCTGAAGTTCCCTGATGGCTCGACCCGGATCGTCTGCCAGGGACTCGGCCGCGCCCGATTGTCTGAAATCGACCGGACCGAGCCGTATCTGGTGGGGCAGGTCGAACCGCTGGAGGAAGCGGTCGAGGAAGGGGAAGAACTCGACGCCCTGGTCCATCTGGTCAACGGTCTGTTCAACCGCCTGAGCGACAACATTCCCGAGGAGCTTCAGGTCGCGGCCATGAACACCCGAGACCCGGCGCGACTGGCCGACCTGCTCGGCTCCAGCTTGCCTTTCTCGGTCGAAGAAAAGCTGGAGATGCTGTCTGAGCTGGACGTGAAGTCACGCCTGATGCTCCTGGGGCAATATCTCACGCGGCACCTGAACGTGATGGAACTGTCGACCAAGATTCAGGCTCAGGTCGGCTCGGAGATCACAAGAGCGCAGCGCGAGCACTTCCTCCGCCAGCAACTGAAGGCGATTCAAGAAGAACTCGGCGAGATGGAGCCCGAGGCCGCTGAGGCCCGCGAGCTGGAACGGAAGATCCGCCGCGCGAAGCTGCCGCCCGAGGCCCGCGCCGAGGCCCGACGCGAGATCGACCGCCTGGCCGGAATGCACCCCAGCTCGGCCGAATACTCGATCGTGCGCACCTATGTTGATTGGCTCGCAAGCCTTCCCTGGGCGAAGGCGAGCAAGGATCACCTTGACCTGAAGCACGCCCGAACCGTGCTTGACGAAGATCACTTCGACCTGGAAAAGATCAAGGAACGAATTCTTGAATACCTCGCTGTTCGGAAGCTGAAGAAGGACATGAAAGGGCCGATCCTCTGCTTCGTCGGTCCTCCGGGGACGGGGAAGACGAGCCTCGGCCGGTCGATCGCCCGAGCGATGGGCCGGGAGTTCGTGCGGATCAGTCTCGGCGGCGTGCACGACGAGGCCGAGATCCGGGGGCATCGGCGCACTTATGTCGCCGCGATGCCGGGTCGGATCATTCAGGGGTTGCGCAAGGCGGGAACGAATAATCCAGTGTTCATGCTGGACGAGGTCGATAAGCTGGGTGCCGATTTCCGGGGAGATCCGTCGGCCGCTCTGCTCGAAGTGCTGGACCCGGAACAAAACTCGACGTTCCGCGACAACTACCTCGACATTGACTTCGATCTGTCGCGAATCATGTTCATTGCCACGGCAAACATGCTGGAGACCATTCCCGGCCCCTTGCTCGACCGCATGGAAGTGCTGGAACTTCCGGGCTATGCCGAGGAAGAAAAGATCCTCATCGCGCAGCGGTTCCTGATTCCCAAGCAACTTGAAAACCACGGGTTGACCTCAAAACAACTGGCGATTGGTGATGATGCCATCCGCCGTGTCATTGCCGACTACACGCGAGAAGCAGGTCTGCGGAACCTGGAACGCGAGGTGGCCGCAATCTGCCGAAAGGTGGCCCGCAAGCGAGCCGAGGGCTTGAAGGTCAGTGCAAATGTCGGCGCTGATGACGTGCCGACCTACCTCGGCCCGCCAAAGCACTTCCGCGAGGTCGCCGCGCGAACCGGGGTGCCTGGTGTCGCCACCGGCCTGGCCTGGACCCCGACGGGAGGCGAGATCCTGTTCATTGAGGCGAGCGGGATGCCAGGCAAAGGCTCGTTCACCCTGACCGGCTTGCTTGGCGAATCAATGAAGGAAAGCGCGCACGCGGCCATGAGCTACTTGAAGTCTCACACAACGTCGCTGGGAATCGATCCGGCTCGTTTTGCAAAAACAGATGTTCACATTCATGTTCCTGCCGGAGCTGTGCCAAAAGATGGCCCTTCGGCCGGTGTGGCGATTGCGGCGGCGCTGATCAGTCTCTTTCGTGATGAGCCCATTCGTCGTGACCTGGCAATGACCGGCGAGTTGACCCTGACCGGACGGGTCTTGCCTGTCGGTGGTGTCAAGGAAAAGGTGCTTGGGGCGCGTCGAGCGGGAATCAAGACAGTCTTGATTCCTCGATATAATGAGAAAGATCTGGTGGATCTGTCTGAAGAAGTGCGCAGCGATTTGACCTTCCAGAGCGTCGAATCGCTCGACGACGTGGTGAACGCCTTGTTTGCGGAGCCGGTACCGAAGTCGACCGGGAAGAAGTCTGGGGCCTCGAAATCATCGGTCTCATCCCGGTCGAAAGGGACCGGCCCTTCGCGACGCGCAGCACGCTGA
- a CDS encoding TPR end-of-group domain-containing protein, with translation MPYLNRSAEVGRMLLELDPPPNNEEQKYISATFYNEACNLALEGDIDLALDRLREALELGFSDPIIWGDPELDALSDRSEFQELLDQYRDQLSLPEPDATDVPIPESP, from the coding sequence CTGAAGTCGGTCGCATGCTCCTCGAACTTGATCCGCCGCCAAATAACGAGGAACAAAAATATATCAGCGCTACGTTTTATAACGAGGCGTGCAATCTTGCGCTTGAGGGGGACATTGACCTGGCACTCGACCGGCTTCGCGAGGCGCTCGAACTTGGTTTCAGCGATCCGATCATCTGGGGTGATCCGGAACTGGATGCACTGAGCGATCGGAGCGAATTTCAGGAACTCCTCGACCAGTATCGAGATCAGCTCAGCCTCCCCGAACCAGACGCGACCGACGTGCCGATTCCGGAGAGTCCTTGA
- a CDS encoding DUF6580 family putative transport protein: MTTAFLLILLGVFARLNPEHLHNLVPLGAIALYAGARLSRRYALAVPLVIMVATDLVIDLVYYPQFRRGPLDPTRLAVYGSYLAIVLLGRWTSRDAKFVMPVGMAVVGSLIFFVVTNFAVWASGVSLQPSTFSGLIACYGDAVPFYRATLVADLSGAVVLFGLDAVLRPVLSARQVAAAEAR; this comes from the coding sequence ATGACCACCGCCTTTCTCCTGATCTTGCTGGGTGTGTTTGCCCGGCTCAATCCCGAGCATCTCCACAACCTGGTGCCGCTGGGAGCCATCGCGCTTTATGCCGGGGCCAGGCTTTCGCGACGCTATGCCCTGGCCGTTCCGCTGGTGATCATGGTGGCGACGGACCTGGTGATCGACCTGGTCTATTACCCTCAGTTTCGCCGGGGGCCGCTCGACCCGACTCGGTTGGCCGTTTACGGGTCATACCTGGCGATCGTCTTACTCGGGCGATGGACCAGCCGGGATGCGAAGTTTGTGATGCCGGTCGGGATGGCGGTGGTCGGATCGTTGATCTTCTTCGTGGTGACGAACTTCGCGGTCTGGGCCTCGGGCGTCTCGCTTCAGCCGAGTACGTTTTCCGGCCTGATCGCCTGCTATGGTGACGCGGTTCCCTTCTACCGGGCGACCCTGGTGGCCGACCTGAGCGGGGCAGTGGTTCTGTTCGGGCTCGATGCGGTGCTGAGGCCGGTTCTTTCGGCACGTCAAGTCGCTGCGGCCGAGGCCAGGTGA